One part of the Pieris napi chromosome 4, ilPieNapi1.2, whole genome shotgun sequence genome encodes these proteins:
- the LOC125049074 gene encoding uncharacterized protein LOC125049074, translating into MGSIISHLLHFSENIFVCITCSSLVTCLVFTIAMTLLLGIGLGYNYCFIDFENKHRYVPARYEYKYQSSPYWQASNDDENYDKESNESNPIKAESETNSTVRLNYNSNDTRIPQTDKLNEFKLLRNKSFAEFMSEIRQGNELIQPEEKPKEKDYNITDVPNSKIVIPMSDLDLISLLSKWRAENRNYSLQVVVT; encoded by the exons ATGGGTTCAATCATTTCACATTTACTGCACTTTTCTGAGAA TATATTCGTCTGCATCACTTGCTCAAGTCTTGTGACctgtttagtttttactatAGCAATGACGTTATTACTTGGTATCGGTCTGGGATACAATTATTGCTTCATAGATTTCGAAAACAAACACAGATATG TTCCAGCACGTTACGAATACAAATATCAGTCCTCACCGTATTGGCAAGCTAGCAATGACGACGAGAACTATGACAAAGAATCAAATGAATCCAATCCAATAAAAGCCGAATCAGAAACGAATAGTACAGTTAGGTTGAACTATAATTCAAATGATACCAGAATACCTCAAActgataaattaaatgaatttaaattactaagaAATAAATCGTTTGCCGAATTTATGAGTGAAATAAGGCAAGGTAATGAATTAATACAACCAGAAGAAAAGCCTAAAGAGAAGGATTATAATATAACCGATGTACCGAACTCAAAAATAGTAATACCAATGTCTGACTTGGATTTAATTTCTCTTCTATCGAAATGGAGAGCggaaaatagaaattattcGTTACAAGTTGTTGTAACTTAA